A segment of the Desulfofundulus kuznetsovii DSM 6115 genome:
TGCAACCGCACAAAGCCCTTTGACCTTTAGCTTTATCTACGCGGCACCTTTCCCCCGCCGGGTGCAGGGCGCTTAAAAGTTCGCCGTCAATACAGCGGGAAACCGGCGTCCCCGGAACGCAGCAGCCATAAAGGACGGCCCCTGTGGCCGCCGCTGCGGCAGAAAGTTTTTCCCAAACCCGCTCCCGTTCTTCAGGCGTAAGGCGCACAGCCTCCCACCCGCGGCGCAAAAGGCGCCGCTGCACTTTGGGATAAAGCTCCACAAAGGAAGCGGAAAAAGCGGTCACGCCCATGGCCGCGGCCGCCCGGATCACTTGCACCGCCGTTTCCAGGTTTGAAAAAACCTCCCCATTTCGCCTCAACATTACCAGAGGATCGGTCCTTACCCTCAGGCGCCGGGGATCACCCAAAAACTCAACGAGGGGCGGAATTTGCGCCAGCACCGCCTCCGGGCGGGCAACCCGGGGTTCCACCAGTGTGCCGCCCAGTCCCGTCACCGTGAGGTGTACATACACTTGAGAGTACATACTGAGCACCGTACGCAATTTGAGCAGCACCGTTTCTGGAAACTTGGTCCAGACCACTACGGTATGTACCCGCTCAGGCGGGTAACGGGCCAGAAGAAGGGCGGCAAGCCTTTCGGCATAAAAATAAGGCTCGGTCCGGCGGGAGAGGCTGAGTACTACTCTGGACCCTTGAGTTGTCCCGCACACTTGAAATCTTCCTCCCAGATTTTTCGGTAAAGCACACGTAAAACTTAAAGAAGGAATTGTGCCAGGGATAACGAATTAAGAAAGAAGCTGGACAACAACTTTTTAATTTGATTGGAGGCAATTAGAAAGTGAATTTAGAGACCAGTATAAACAAAACCCGGGCGGATTTCCGGACTACTGTACTGGCATACCTGGAAGTAACCAAGCCCCGTTCCGTAGTCCTGCTGGTCTTTACGGCACTGGCTACCATGGTGGTGGCAAGTGCCATAAACGGGCCTGTACCGACTTTTCAGTTTGTGGCTGCCATAGCGGCTGTAACTCTGGCCTGCGCCGGCGCCAATGCCGTCAGCTGTTACATCGACCGGGATCTCGACGCTAGTATGACCCGGACCCAAAAACGCCCCATTCCTGACGGGAGAATTAATCCACCGGTGCGGGCCCTGTACTGGGGGCTGCTGCTCTTTGTTTCTTCCCTCTTCCTCGGCTGGAGGGTAAACCCCGTTGCTTTCGCCTGCCTCTGGGGAGGCATGATCGGATACGTCGGCATCTACAGCCTCTGGCTGAAGCGCAGGAGTTCCTGGAATATCATCCTGGGCGGATTTTCCGGCGGCCTGCCCGCACTCTTCGGCTGGACTGCCGTAACGGGCAAGGTTGATTTGCTGCCTCTTCTCATAGCCGCCCTGGTCGTATTGTGGATTCCCAACCATATTTGGAGCCTGGCCATCTTTTACAAGGAGGACTACGCTAAAGTAAAAGTTCCCATGCTCCCCGTGGTCTGTGAAATAAAAAAGGCCCTGCACTGTCTTTTAAGCACGGTCATTTTGATGGTTTTATTCTCCATACTGATCTATTTTGCCGGGTCCTGGGGAACAATTTACATCATGACGGCAATTCTCACAGGCCTGGCCGCCATCGGGTTAAGCACTTACGTATATTTTCACCCCACACCCAAAAACGCCTGGCTCCTCTTCAAGTTTTCCAGTCCCTACCTGTTCCTTCTCTTTTTGGGTATGATGGCCGACGCCTGGCTGTAACCTGGCTTGGAACAGGAAGGCAAGCACCCGGCAATCCAACAACGGCGCATAACTGCAACCAGCCCTGAGACGGCAGGGCTGGTTTCGTTTTTAACTCCCGCTTAAAAGCACCCGGTCGTAAGTAAAGGCATTACCGCTGGCCTGTTCAAACATCTTCAGGAGATCCGCCACAGTAGTTTTTTCCCTTTCCGGTCCATATAGATCCAGAATGATCCTCCCCTCGTGCATCATCACCGTGCGGTTGCCGGTGTGCAGTGCCTGCGCCAGATTGTGGGTAACCATGAGGGTAGTAAGCCGGTGCCGGGCGATAATTCTTTCCGTTAACTCCAGGACCGTGGCGGCAGTGCGCGGGTCCAGGGCAGCGGTGTGCTCGTCCAGCAAAAGTATTTTGGGGGTGGCAATGGTAGCCATCAGCACGGTCAGGGCCTGGCGCTGGCCGCCGGATAATAGACCCACCCTGGTAGTCAGGCGGTTCTCCAGGCCCAACCCCAAAAGGGCCAGGCGTTCCTTGAAGAGCTGCCGCTCCGCCTGGGTAATCCCCCGGCGCAAACGGCGGGGACGGCCCCGGCGCAAGGCCAGGGCCAGATTTTCTTCAATGGTCATGGAAGCAGCCGTACCCCGCAAGGGATCCTGGAAAACGCGGCCGATATGGGCCGCCCGGATATGTTCGGGCCAGCGCGTAATATCCTGGTTGTCCAGGATCACCTTCCCCGCATCAACCTCGTATACCCCGGCCACAACGTTTAAGAGAGTGGATTTGCCGGCACCGTTGCTGCCGATGATGGTTACCACGTCTCCCGGCCGGACATGCAGGGTAACACCCCTTAAGGCCACCTTTTCATTAACTCCGCCGGGATGAAAGATCTTGTGCACATTGTCCAGTTTCAGCAACCTGCTCACTCCTCAAACGTAATGACCGAAATCCCAAACGCTGCCTCACCAGGGGGAAGGCCAGGGCAGCCACCACAATTAACGAAGTGAGTAATTTCAGATCCGTCGCCGGCATGCCCAGTTGCAAAACCAGGCTAATCACGGTCCGGTAGACAATGGAACCGACGATAACCGCCAGCAAAGCCCGGAAAAGGGTATGGTTGCCAACCAGTGCTTCACCAATAATGACCGAGGCCAGGCCGGCAATAATCATCCCGATGCCCATACCGATATCGGCAAAACCCTGGTACTGAGCCACCAGGCTACCCGAAAGCGCCACCAGGGCATTCCCGATGGTCAACCCCACCAGTTTCATGGTACTTGTATTTACCCCCAGGCTACGGATCATTTGCTCGTTATCTCCAGTGGCCCTTACAGACATGCCCAACTCTGTTTGCAAAAAAAGGTAGAGAAGGCCAACAACCACAATCACTACCATCAAGCCCAGCAGAACCGGTCCCCATGGCCCCAGCAAGGTCATGTCCCTGACCTGGGTAAAAATTGTCTGTTCACGAAGAAGGGACAGGTTAGCCTGTCCCATAATTCGCAAATTGATGGAATAAAGGGCAATCATGGTTAGAATACCCGAAAGCAAAGGAGCCACCCTTAAGCCGGTGTGCAATAGACCAGTAACCAGACCCGCCAGCGCGCCGCAGATTATGGCCCCCAGGACGGCCTGCCAGGGGCTATTGCCGAGCAAGATATACTGCGCCGTTACAGCCGCCCCCAGGGTAAATGCACCGTCAACCGTCAAATCGGGGTAATCAAGCACCCTGAAGGTCATATACACCCCCAGGACCATGGCTCCCCACAACAAGCCCTGCTCCAGGGATCCCAACCAGATGCTCAACGACATGATGCTTCACCTACTCAATAATTTTGCTGGCTTTCTTTTTCAATTCTTCCGGAATGGTCACGCCAAAGGCCGCCGCCGCTTTGGCATTTAAAACGATGCTCAAGTCCTTTTGTTTCTCAACAGGCATATCCTGGGGTTTTTCTCCCTTTAGAACCCTCAAGGCCATCTCACCGGTCTGCTGGCCCAGCTTGTAATAATCAATACCGATAGTACCCAGGGCACCGGCCTCCACCGTATTGCTCTCCCCGGCAATTACCGGAAGTTTATGCTTCTCGGCCACCTGGATTACCCCCGCCACGGACGAGACTACCGTATTATCCGTGGGTACGTAAATGGCATCCACCCGCCCCACCAGGGACTGGGCGGCCTGGACCACCTCGCTGCTGGCGGTAACCGGGGCTTCTACCACGGTCAGGCCCAGCGCCGGTGCCTCCTGCTTCACGATTTTCACCTGAACCTGGGAATTTACCTCGCTGGAGTTATAGATGACCCCCACCTTTTTGGCGTCTGGTACCAGCTCCTTGAGCAACTGCAACTGCTCCTTAATCGGGTTCATATCAGTGGTACCGGTAACATTGGTGCCCGGTTTTTCCATGCTCTTAACCAGTTTTGCTTCCACGGGATCTGTCACGGCGGTGATTAAAATCGGAATATCCTTGGTTTCATTGGCCATGGCCATGGCGGAAGGAGTGGCGATGGCCAGAATGAGGTCTTTCTTATCCTGGACAAACTTGCGGGCAATGGCCTGGAGGGTAGATTGATCACCCTGGGCGTTTTGGAAGTCTACCTGCAGATTCTTCCCTTCCACGTAGCCGTTGGCCGCCAGTGTTTCCAAAAAACCTTTCCGGGCCGCATCCAGAGCCGGGTGCTCCACAATCTGGATAATGCCGAGCTTCACCGCTTTTGCTTCACTTTTGACGCCCTGCTTACTTCCTCCTGAGCCACACCCTGCCATTAAAAAAGCCAACCCCAGTACAAGCACCGGCAAAAGCCATTTTTTCATTTTCCTGCCTCCTTTTCTTTGACCGGTTGACGAGGCAGCAAAAAACAACGGGCAGCAATAAAAATGCTCCCGGCGGGAGCACATTGCCCACCTCCTGCCATCCTGCCGTGTTACCTCTTCCGGCGGGCCAACCGGCTGCTTATTTAAGTTAACTTTATCTTATGGTGAAGGGGTGGCGGCTGTCAATAATTTTTCAGTTCGCTTAAAGAGGGACCGGTGTCCGCAGGAGGTAGATGATCACCAGTACCGTAACCAGCAGCAGCATGGCGGCCAGCAACATATCGGCGGTGAGCGAATGCCGGTAAGTACCCTCGTTAATCTGGCAGCGGGTCTGCCGGTAACGGACGGCGGCCAGGACGACCACCAGCCCGGCCATGACACTGGAGCCTATCCCCAGATAGGCGGCCGATCCCCTGGACGGCGCAGTAACCATGCCCGCCTGCCACTCCAGCAGCCGCAAATAGAACGAAAATTTTTCAATGACAAAACCAAAGGCCAGAATGGCCACGGCCGTACGGATCCAGGACAGGAAGGTGCGCTCGTTGGCCAGGTGTTCCTGGATGTGTTGCCGGTCACCGGTACGGTCGCATTTTTGCTCTTCTTTTTCCTTTCCGTTCAATTCCAGCTTCCCCTCTGTTACCATCCCCTGGTATATTCGCCGGCACAGGGGATGCAGGCAAATTTGCCGTCCCGCACCCTGGCCCGGGCCTCGGACACCGGTTCGCCGCAGAAGGCACAGATTACGGAATTAAAAATGCGCGCTTTCGGCGGCAGTTCAACCTTTACATGTTGCACTGCACAAAGCTCCTCCGGCGAAGCTTCGAGGATATACCGGGTGCGCTGTTCTTGATGCTCCCGGAAGAGCTGCCGTTCCCTCTCATCGGCGGTGCCGGCAAATACCTTTTCCCTTAAGGCCCGGAACTCATCGTTTTGCCGCCACGCGCCCCCCTTGACCGAAACGCGTACCGCCTTCCCGCTTTCCCGGCAGATAAAGGTAAACACATGCTTGCCGTGATCCCGGTACAGCAAATTGCCCTTACCCAGGGTGCAGCCGGTAAGTACCATCACCGCATCCACACCGCAGGCATCGTTCTCCACAATGGCCACCAGTTCTTCGTCCTCCGCCCGGTGCCCGGCCAGCTCTTGCAGGCCGATTTTCGCCGCCCGGTAGCCCACGGCCAGGCCGGGGCAGGAGTGCCCGTGAAACTCCACGCACTTTTCCCAATCTCCTTTATCTGTATACATTTCAACTCACTCCCTGTTACTGGTATTCACGTGTATTATTCGCTTTCATTTTTAATTACCCTTTTTCAGGGCAAAATAAAAACGGTTCTAAACCAAGGGGTGTTGGTAAAATGAAGAGATACGGAAAATATATCCTGATCCCGGTTATAATTTTTACCGCCTTTATTTTCCTGTCCGGTGGAAATAAAGCAATTCTTCCTGTTCAGGGTTTGCAACGACACTTCCATCCCGTTGATGACGAACTGGGCGCAGGAAAAGCATCCACAATTTACGATGAAAAGGGCAATCTGGTGACCATGATATCCCGCCGGGTGAGCGTTGGAGATGAAATTTTCACTGCCGGTGGGAAACATTACCGGGTGATAAAAGTAGATGGCAACCTGGCCACGGCCCGCGATTTGGGAATGGACAGGCAGCTGATGACTTATAATGAACTTTTTTCTAAAA
Coding sequences within it:
- a CDS encoding heme o synthase, producing MNLETSINKTRADFRTTVLAYLEVTKPRSVVLLVFTALATMVVASAINGPVPTFQFVAAIAAVTLACAGANAVSCYIDRDLDASMTRTQKRPIPDGRINPPVRALYWGLLLFVSSLFLGWRVNPVAFACLWGGMIGYVGIYSLWLKRRSSWNIILGGFSGGLPALFGWTAVTGKVDLLPLLIAALVVLWIPNHIWSLAIFYKEDYAKVKVPMLPVVCEIKKALHCLLSTVILMVLFSILIYFAGSWGTIYIMTAILTGLAAIGLSTYVYFHPTPKNAWLLFKFSSPYLFLLFLGMMADAWL
- a CDS encoding DUF1848 family protein; this translates as MCGTTQGSRVVLSLSRRTEPYFYAERLAALLLARYPPERVHTVVVWTKFPETVLLKLRTVLSMYSQVYVHLTVTGLGGTLVEPRVARPEAVLAQIPPLVEFLGDPRRLRVRTDPLVMLRRNGEVFSNLETAVQVIRAAAAMGVTAFSASFVELYPKVQRRLLRRGWEAVRLTPEERERVWEKLSAAAAATGAVLYGCCVPGTPVSRCIDGELLSALHPAGERCRVDKAKGQRALCGCTHSIDIGWYNMTCPSGCLYCYANSAV
- a CDS encoding YidH family protein, which produces MNGKEKEEQKCDRTGDRQHIQEHLANERTFLSWIRTAVAILAFGFVIEKFSFYLRLLEWQAGMVTAPSRGSAAYLGIGSSVMAGLVVVLAAVRYRQTRCQINEGTYRHSLTADMLLAAMLLLVTVLVIIYLLRTPVPL
- a CDS encoding FmdE family protein, with protein sequence MYTDKGDWEKCVEFHGHSCPGLAVGYRAAKIGLQELAGHRAEDEELVAIVENDACGVDAVMVLTGCTLGKGNLLYRDHGKHVFTFICRESGKAVRVSVKGGAWRQNDEFRALREKVFAGTADERERQLFREHQEQRTRYILEASPEELCAVQHVKVELPPKARIFNSVICAFCGEPVSEARARVRDGKFACIPCAGEYTRGW
- a CDS encoding ABC transporter permease, whose product is MSLSIWLGSLEQGLLWGAMVLGVYMTFRVLDYPDLTVDGAFTLGAAVTAQYILLGNSPWQAVLGAIICGALAGLVTGLLHTGLRVAPLLSGILTMIALYSINLRIMGQANLSLLREQTIFTQVRDMTLLGPWGPVLLGLMVVIVVVGLLYLFLQTELGMSVRATGDNEQMIRSLGVNTSTMKLVGLTIGNALVALSGSLVAQYQGFADIGMGIGMIIAGLASVIIGEALVGNHTLFRALLAVIVGSIVYRTVISLVLQLGMPATDLKLLTSLIVVAALAFPLVRQRLGFRSLRLRSEQVAETGQCAQDLSSRRS
- a CDS encoding ABC transporter substrate-binding protein, coding for MKKWLLPVLVLGLAFLMAGCGSGGSKQGVKSEAKAVKLGIIQIVEHPALDAARKGFLETLAANGYVEGKNLQVDFQNAQGDQSTLQAIARKFVQDKKDLILAIATPSAMAMANETKDIPILITAVTDPVEAKLVKSMEKPGTNVTGTTDMNPIKEQLQLLKELVPDAKKVGVIYNSSEVNSQVQVKIVKQEAPALGLTVVEAPVTASSEVVQAAQSLVGRVDAIYVPTDNTVVSSVAGVIQVAEKHKLPVIAGESNTVEAGALGTIGIDYYKLGQQTGEMALRVLKGEKPQDMPVEKQKDLSIVLNAKAAAAFGVTIPEELKKKASKIIE
- a CDS encoding ABC transporter ATP-binding protein, translated to MLKLDNVHKIFHPGGVNEKVALRGVTLHVRPGDVVTIIGSNGAGKSTLLNVVAGVYEVDAGKVILDNQDITRWPEHIRAAHIGRVFQDPLRGTAASMTIEENLALALRRGRPRRLRRGITQAERQLFKERLALLGLGLENRLTTRVGLLSGGQRQALTVLMATIATPKILLLDEHTAALDPRTAATVLELTERIIARHRLTTLMVTHNLAQALHTGNRTVMMHEGRIILDLYGPEREKTTVADLLKMFEQASGNAFTYDRVLLSGS